Proteins from a genomic interval of Periophthalmus magnuspinnatus isolate fPerMag1 chromosome 11, fPerMag1.2.pri, whole genome shotgun sequence:
- the trappc3 gene encoding trafficking protein particle complex subunit 3: protein MSRQSNRATDSKKMNSELFTLTYGALVTQLCKDYENDEEVNKQLDKMGYNIGVRLIEDFLARSSIGRCQDFRETADVIAKVAFKMYLGITPSVTNWSPAGDEFSLILENNPLVDFVELPDNHSTLIYSNLLCGILRGALEMVQMAVDVRFAQDTLRGDNVTEIRMRFIKRIEENLPAGDE from the exons ATGTCCAGGCAATCCAACCGAGCGACAGACAGCAAGAAAATG aaCTCAGAGTTGTTCACTTTGACATATGGGGCCTTAGTCACACAACTTTGTAAAGACTATGAGAATGATGAGGAAGTCAACAAGCAGTTAGATAAAAT GGGTTATAACATTGGAGTCCGCTTGATTGAGGACTTTCTGGCCCGCTCCAGTATTGGCAGGTGTCAGGATTTCCGAGAAACGGCTGATGTAATCGCTAAG gttgcttttaaaatgtacctGGGGATAACTCCAAGTGTGACTAATTGGAGCCCAGCAGGAGATGAGTTCTCTCTAATTCTCGAGAACAACCCTCTGGTGGACTTTGTGGAGCTGCCGGACAACCACAGCACCCTCATCTACTCCAACCTGCTCTGTGGCATCCTCCGAGGAGCTCTAGAGATG GTCCAGATGGCTGTAGATGTCAGGTTTGCCCAGGACACTCTGAGAGGGGACAATGTGACAGAAATCCGTATGAGGTTCATTAAAAGGATCGAGGAGAACCTTCCAGCAGGAGACGAGTGA